The DNA region GTTCGGTTCGTCAACCCGCTGCCTTCTGTGGTCTTTATGGATTAAAACCGACCTACGGGCGGGTCTCAAGGTTTGGTCTTGTCGCCTATGCCTCTTCTCTGGATACAATCGGACCAATTGGAAAAAGTACGGAGGATTGCGCTTTATTACTCCAAACCATCGCTGGCTACGACCCAAAGGATGCCACATCCGTCAATCTGCCAGTGGAGCAATATCTTCCCTTGACCGGTAATCTTAAAGAGATAAGGATTGGTATCGCGGAAGAGTTTCTTCCCGATGACTTAGACCCGAGGATGAAGGCGGTAATAGAAGAGGCGATAAGGGAATTGGGAAAAGAAGCCAAGGATGTGAAGAGAGTTAAACTACCCCATCTCCCTTATGGAGTAGCCGCTTACTATCTAATCGCCACAGCGGAGGCATCATCAAATTTGGCGCGCTACGATGGCATTCGCTACGGATTTCGAATTCCCGCCGAGGAAATTTCCCTCTTATACGAAAGAACCCGGGGGGAAGGTTTTGGGGAAGAGGTGAAGAGGAGGATAATGCTCGGGACATTTGCTCTCTCTAAGGGTTATTATGAGGAGTATTATGGGGTAGGGGTAAAAGTGAGGGGATTGATAAGAGAAGACTTCTCTTCGGCTTTTGATGAGGTTGATGTGATTTTAGGTCCCACTTATCCCAAACCCGCTTTCCAGTTGGGAGAGATTCAAGAACCCTTAGAGATGTATCTTTCCGATATCTTCACCACACCGGTAAATCTGGCGGGGCTTCCGGCAATCTCTGTCCCTGCCCCCAGAAAGATTGATAATCTTCCGGTTGGTTTACAAATTATCGGCAGACCCTTTGCGGAAAGGATAGTTTTAGAGGTTGCCTACGCCTCGGAGAGATTGCTTGACGACGAAAAAGGGAGAGGGGGGAGATATGGAATATGAGGTGGTAATCGGTCTTGAGGTTCATATCCAATTGCAAACCAAAACTAAACTTTTCTGTTCCTGCCCCGCAGAATTTGGGGAAAAACCTAACACCAATATCTGTCCCGT from candidate division WOR-3 bacterium includes:
- the gatA gene encoding Asp-tRNA(Asn)/Glu-tRNA(Gln) amidotransferase subunit GatA, which translates into the protein MRTLSELTIRELQEEVRKGNLAYQEILEFTIARIEAEREVNGYISLFLEEARAEAKLADEKRKEIIHPLFGLPIAIKDNIAVKGKPLTCGSKILSPFLSPYDATVVERLKATGCIILGKTNLDEFAMGSSNETSYFGPVRNPLAKERVAGGSSGGSAAVVKYGGAVASLGSDTGGSVRQPAAFCGLYGLKPTYGRVSRFGLVAYASSLDTIGPIGKSTEDCALLLQTIAGYDPKDATSVNLPVEQYLPLTGNLKEIRIGIAEEFLPDDLDPRMKAVIEEAIRELGKEAKDVKRVKLPHLPYGVAAYYLIATAEASSNLARYDGIRYGFRIPAEEISLLYERTRGEGFGEEVKRRIMLGTFALSKGYYEEYYGVGVKVRGLIREDFSSAFDEVDVILGPTYPKPAFQLGEIQEPLEMYLSDIFTTPVNLAGLPAISVPAPRKIDNLPVGLQIIGRPFAERIVLEVAYASERLLDDEKGRGGRYGI